One stretch of Miscanthus floridulus cultivar M001 chromosome 18, ASM1932011v1, whole genome shotgun sequence DNA includes these proteins:
- the LOC136519431 gene encoding growth-regulating factor 5-like, producing MLSSAMGMGGGYPHQPPPLPLLPQRGAAAAVFTAAQWAELEQQALIYKYLMAGVPVPPDLLLPVRPGPHSAAAAFSFASPAASPFYHHHHHHPSLSYYAYYGKKLDPEPWRCRRTDGKKWRCSKEAHPDSKYCERHMHRGRNRSRKPVESKTASPAHPSQTQLSTVTTTTTREAAAAAPLESFAAVGGKAHGLSLGGGAGSSRLNVDASNAHYRYGSKYPLGGAKSDAGELSFFSGASGNSRGFTIDSPTDNSWHSLPSNVPPFTLSKGRDSGLLPGAYSYSHIEPPQELGQVTIASLSQEQERQSFSSGAGAGAGAGGLLGNGKQENQPLRPFFDEWPGTRNSWSEMDEARSNRTSFSTTQLSISIPMPRCD from the exons ATGCTGAGCTCGGCCATGGGGATGGGCGGCGGTTACCCGCACCAgcccccgccgctgccgctgctgccgcagCGCGGGGCGGCGGCCGCGGTCTTCACCGCCGCGCAGTGGGCGGAGCTGGAGCAGCAGGCGCTCATCTACAAGTACCTCATGGCCGGCGTCCCCGTCCCGCCCGATCTCCTCCTCCCCGTCCGTCCCGGCCcccactccgccgccgccgccttctcctTCGCCAGCCCCGCCGCGTCGCCcttctaccaccaccaccaccaccacccatccC TGAGTTACTACGCCTACTACGGGAAGAAGCTGGACCCGGAGCCATGGCGGTGCCGCCGCACCGACGGCAAGAAGTGGCGGTGCTCCAAGGAGGCGCACCCCGACTCCAAGTACTGCGAGCGCCACATGCACCGTGGCCGCAACCGTTCAAGAAAGCCTGTGGAATCCAAGACCGCCTCGCCCGCACACCCGTCGCAGACCCAGCTGTCCaccgtcaccaccaccaccacccgggaggccgccgctgccgcgccccTTGAGTCGTTTGCGGCGGTGGGGGGTAAGGCTCATGGCCTGTCCCTCGGTGGCGGGGCTGGCTCATCGCGCCTCAACGTCGATGCTTCGAATGCTCATTATCGCTATGGCAGCAA GTACCCTCTTGGTGGAGCTAAATCCGATGCTGGTGAGCTGAGCTTCTTCTCAGGAGCATCAGGAAACTCGAGGGGCTTCACCATTGATTCTCCAACAGATAACTCATGGCACTCCCTGCCATCCAATGTGCCCCCGTTTACATTATCGAAGGGCAGAGATTCTGGCCTCCTGCCTGGTGCATACTCCTACTCCCACATTGAACCGCCGCAGGAGCTTGGCCAGGTCACCATCGCCTCACTGTCCCAGGAGCAGGAGCGCCAGTCGTTCAGCAGTGGTgctggggctggggctggggctggcGGGTTGCTCGGGAACGGGAAGCAGGAGAACCAGCCGCTGAGGCCCTTCTTTGATGAGTGGCCTGGGACGCGGAACTCATGGTCGGAGATGGACGAGGCGAGGTCCAATAGGACCTCGTTCTCGACAACCCAGCTCTCCATCTCCATCCCGATGCCCAGAT GTGATTGA